A region of Flavobacterium indicum GPTSA100-9 = DSM 17447 DNA encodes the following proteins:
- the eno gene encoding phosphopyruvate hydratase, with protein sequence MSIIIKVHARQILDSRGNPTVEVDVITENGVLGRAAVPSGASTGEHEAVELRDGGKAYMGKGVFKAIENVNTTIASELVGMSVFEQNAIDKMMIELDGTSNKSNLGANAILGVSLAVAKAAANELGMPLYRYVGGVSGNTLPVPMMNIINGGSHSDAPIAFQEFMIMPVKAKSFTHAMQMGTEIFHNLKKVLHDRNLSTAVGDEGGFAPNLAGGTEDALDSIKLAVEKAGYTFGEDIMIALDCAASEFYVDGKYDYTKFEGATGKVRTSEEQAEYLAELSRKYPIISIEDGMYEDDWNGWKLLTEKIGSKVQLVGDDLFVTNVERLSKGIEQGIANSILIKVNQIGTLSETIAAVNMAHNAGYTSVMSHRSGETEDNTIADLAVALNCGQIKTGSASRSDRMAKYNQLLRIEEELAEVAYFPQEKAFKVK encoded by the coding sequence ATGAGTATTATTATTAAAGTTCATGCAAGACAGATATTAGATTCAAGAGGAAATCCAACGGTAGAAGTAGATGTTATTACAGAAAATGGTGTTTTAGGAAGAGCAGCCGTTCCAAGTGGTGCTTCTACAGGTGAACATGAAGCGGTAGAATTACGCGACGGTGGTAAAGCTTACATGGGTAAAGGTGTTTTTAAAGCGATAGAAAATGTAAATACAACTATTGCTTCAGAATTGGTTGGAATGTCAGTTTTTGAGCAAAATGCTATCGATAAAATGATGATTGAATTAGATGGTACTTCTAACAAATCAAATTTAGGGGCTAATGCCATTTTAGGTGTTTCGTTAGCTGTGGCTAAAGCAGCGGCTAATGAATTAGGAATGCCACTTTATAGATACGTGGGTGGTGTTTCTGGTAATACTTTACCAGTTCCTATGATGAATATTATTAACGGTGGTTCACATTCAGATGCACCGATTGCTTTCCAAGAGTTTATGATTATGCCTGTAAAAGCAAAATCATTTACGCATGCCATGCAAATGGGTACTGAAATTTTCCATAATCTAAAAAAAGTATTGCACGATAGAAATTTATCTACTGCAGTTGGAGATGAAGGTGGTTTTGCGCCTAATTTAGCCGGAGGTACGGAAGATGCTTTAGATTCAATTAAATTAGCTGTTGAAAAGGCTGGCTATACTTTTGGAGAGGATATTATGATTGCATTAGATTGTGCAGCTTCTGAATTTTATGTGGATGGAAAATACGATTATACAAAATTTGAAGGTGCAACAGGAAAAGTTAGAACTTCAGAAGAACAAGCCGAATATTTAGCTGAATTATCAAGAAAATATCCAATTATTTCAATCGAGGACGGAATGTATGAAGACGATTGGAACGGTTGGAAATTATTAACAGAAAAAATTGGTTCTAAAGTGCAATTAGTAGGTGATGATTTATTTGTTACTAATGTAGAGCGTTTGTCTAAAGGAATCGAACAAGGAATTGCAAATTCCATCTTGATTAAAGTAAATCAAATTGGTACTTTGTCTGAAACAATTGCTGCTGTAAATATGGCTCATAATGCCGGTTATACTTCAGTGATGTCGCATCGTTCGGGTGAAACAGAAGATAATACAATCGCTGATTTAGCTGTCGCATTAAATTGTGGTCAAATTAAAACAGGTTCTGCTTCTCGTTCTGATCGAATGGCAAAATACAATCAATTATTACGTATTGAGGAAGAATTAGCAGAGGTAGCTTATTTCCCTCAAGAAAAAGCTTTTAAAGTTAAATAA
- a CDS encoding citrate synthase, with amino-acid sequence MSKTAILELDGAKFEFPVIVGSENEVAIDIEKLRAATGAITIDPGYKNSGSCKSEITFLDGEEGILRYRGYAIEELADKADFLEVSYLIIFGELPTKQQLEQFENDIRKYTLVNEEMKNIIDGFPKTAHPMGVLSSLTSALTAFNPKVVNVENEKEMYEAICKTMGKFLVIATWTYRKMMGYPLNYYDNTKGYVENFMRLMFELPTGPYATNKTVINALDKLFILHADHEQNCSTSTVRIVGSSHAGLFASISAGVSALWGPLHGGANQAVLEMLEQIQKDGGDAQKALARAKDKDDPFRLMGFGHRVYKNFDPRAKIIKKAADEVLAELGVNDPILNIAKQLEEAALVDPYFVDRKLYPNVDFYSGIIYRALGIPTDMFTVLFAIGRLPGWIAQWKEMRVNKEPIGRPRQVYTGYPLRSFVEMDKR; translated from the coding sequence ATGTCAAAAACAGCAATATTAGAGTTAGATGGTGCTAAATTTGAATTTCCTGTAATTGTAGGATCTGAAAATGAAGTGGCTATTGATATTGAAAAGTTGCGTGCTGCAACTGGCGCTATTACAATTGACCCGGGGTATAAAAACTCAGGTTCTTGTAAAAGTGAAATTACTTTCTTAGATGGTGAAGAAGGTATTTTGAGATATAGAGGATATGCAATTGAAGAATTAGCTGATAAAGCAGATTTCTTAGAAGTATCTTACTTAATCATTTTTGGTGAATTGCCAACAAAACAACAATTGGAACAATTCGAAAATGACATCAGAAAGTATACTTTAGTTAATGAAGAAATGAAAAACATCATTGATGGTTTCCCTAAAACCGCGCATCCAATGGGTGTTTTGTCTTCACTAACAAGTGCGTTAACTGCTTTCAATCCAAAAGTAGTTAATGTAGAAAACGAAAAAGAAATGTATGAAGCCATTTGTAAAACAATGGGGAAATTCCTTGTAATTGCAACTTGGACATACAGAAAAATGATGGGTTACCCATTAAATTACTATGATAATACTAAAGGTTATGTAGAAAACTTCATGCGCTTAATGTTTGAATTACCTACTGGACCTTACGCTACAAATAAAACAGTAATCAACGCATTAGATAAATTATTTATCTTACATGCTGATCACGAACAAAACTGTTCTACTTCAACTGTTAGAATCGTTGGTTCATCTCATGCTGGATTGTTTGCCTCTATTTCTGCTGGAGTTTCTGCTCTATGGGGACCATTACATGGTGGAGCTAACCAAGCCGTATTAGAAATGTTAGAGCAAATCCAAAAAGATGGTGGTGATGCACAAAAAGCTTTAGCAAGAGCAAAAGATAAAGACGATCCATTCCGTTTAATGGGATTCGGACACAGAGTTTACAAAAATTTCGATCCTAGAGCAAAAATCATTAAAAAAGCAGCGGATGAAGTTTTGGCTGAATTAGGAGTTAATGATCCAATCTTAAACATCGCTAAACAATTAGAAGAAGCAGCTTTAGTTGATCCTTATTTCGTAGATAGAAAATTATATCCTAACGTAGACTTCTATTCTGGTATTATTTACCGTGCTTTAGGAATTCCTACAGATATGTTTACAGTTCTTTTCGCTATCGGACGCTTACCGGGTTGGATTGCACAATGGAAAGAAATGCGTGTTAACAAAGAACCTATCGGAAGACCACGTCAAGTATATACGGGTTATCCTTTACGTTCATTTGTTGAAATGGATAAAAGATAA
- the queA gene encoding tRNA preQ1(34) S-adenosylmethionine ribosyltransferase-isomerase QueA gives MKLSNFNFNLPDELLAEFPSENRDESRLMVVNRKTGTIEHKMFKDIIDYFDDGDVMVLNNTKVFPARLYGNKEKTGARIEVFLLRELNAEQRLWDVLVDPARKIRIGNKLYFGDDDSLVAEVIDNTTSRGRTLRFLYDGSYEEFRQKLVELGETPIPKYINREVTPEDAERYQTIYAKEEGAVAAPTAGLHFSKHLMKRLEIKGINFAEVTLHVGLGTFNPVEVEDLSKHKMDSEEMYVTQEACDIVNKAKANKKKVCCIGTTSMRAMESSVSSMKTLNPYVGWTNKFIYPPYDFSIADCMVTNFHTPKSTLLMMISAFCGHDLMMKAYKEAIEEKYRFYSYGDAMLII, from the coding sequence ATGAAATTATCTAATTTTAATTTTAATCTACCTGATGAATTGTTGGCTGAATTTCCTTCAGAAAACAGAGACGAATCTCGTTTAATGGTAGTAAACAGAAAAACAGGTACTATCGAACACAAAATGTTTAAGGATATTATCGATTATTTCGATGATGGGGATGTAATGGTGTTGAATAATACAAAAGTATTTCCTGCGCGTTTGTATGGAAATAAAGAAAAAACAGGTGCACGTATTGAAGTTTTCTTATTAAGAGAATTGAATGCAGAACAACGTTTATGGGATGTTTTAGTTGATCCTGCTCGTAAAATTAGAATTGGAAATAAATTATATTTCGGAGACGACGATTCATTAGTGGCTGAAGTTATTGATAATACCACTTCTCGCGGAAGAACATTACGTTTTTTATATGATGGTTCATACGAAGAATTTCGTCAAAAATTAGTAGAATTAGGGGAAACTCCAATTCCTAAATATATTAATCGTGAGGTAACTCCAGAAGATGCAGAACGTTACCAAACTATTTATGCTAAAGAAGAAGGTGCTGTTGCGGCTCCAACTGCTGGGTTACACTTCTCTAAACATTTAATGAAACGTTTAGAAATCAAAGGAATTAACTTTGCAGAAGTAACTTTACATGTCGGTTTAGGTACTTTCAATCCTGTTGAAGTGGAGGATTTATCAAAACACAAAATGGATTCTGAAGAAATGTACGTAACACAAGAAGCGTGTGATATTGTAAATAAAGCTAAAGCAAATAAGAAAAAAGTGTGTTGTATAGGAACTACTTCAATGCGTGCCATGGAAAGTTCGGTTTCATCAATGAAGACTTTAAATCCTTATGTGGGTTGGACTAATAAATTTATTTATCCTCCTTACGATTTTAGTATAGCCGATTGTATGGTTACTAATTTTCATACACCAAAGTCAACTTTGTTAATGATGATTTCTGCTTTTTGTGGTCATGATTTAATGATGAAGGCATATAAAGAAGCAATCGAGGAGAAATATCGTTTCTATTCGTATGGAGATGCGATGTTAATCATCTAA
- the kynU gene encoding kynureninase encodes MNFINSREFAQQLDTQDELAHYKNEFIFPQHNGKNVIYFTGNSLGLQPKRTKAYVDEVMNDWANLAVEGHFFSDKPWWDYHERFCEPLSKIVGAKASEVGVMNTLTVNLHLLMVSFYQPTKNRFKILCEEKAFPSDQYMLQSQVAFHAKNLGFDPKEAIVEVKRREGELNIHHEDVIAKINEVGDELALVLIGGVNYYTGQVFDMKTITKAGHDQGALVGWDLAHAAGNIELQLHNWEVDFAAWCSYKYMNSGPGNASGYFVHEKHHANKELSRFAGWYGHNKERRFLMEPSFDPVEGANGWQISNLPVLSLAPYLASVEMFDEVGMDKLIKKRNLITSYLEFILHEIDKEVESAEFEVITPANQEERGCQLSVYLHGQGRELFNALMSNGVITDWREPNVIRLAPVPFYTSFEDMYDFGQILKKLINK; translated from the coding sequence ATGAACTTTATTAATTCACGCGAATTTGCTCAGCAATTAGACACTCAAGACGAATTAGCGCATTATAAAAACGAATTTATATTTCCGCAGCATAACGGGAAAAATGTGATTTACTTTACGGGTAATTCTCTAGGACTTCAACCAAAAAGAACTAAAGCTTATGTTGATGAAGTTATGAATGATTGGGCCAATCTAGCTGTGGAAGGTCATTTTTTCTCTGATAAACCTTGGTGGGATTACCACGAAAGATTCTGTGAACCTTTAAGTAAAATTGTAGGTGCAAAAGCTTCTGAAGTGGGTGTCATGAACACGTTAACGGTTAACCTTCACTTATTGATGGTTTCGTTCTATCAACCCACAAAAAACAGATTTAAAATACTTTGCGAAGAAAAAGCTTTTCCTTCTGATCAATATATGCTGCAATCTCAAGTGGCGTTTCATGCAAAAAATTTGGGCTTTGATCCAAAAGAGGCTATTGTTGAAGTAAAAAGAAGAGAAGGGGAATTAAATATTCATCACGAAGATGTAATTGCAAAAATTAACGAAGTAGGTGATGAATTGGCCTTAGTTTTAATTGGAGGGGTTAATTATTATACAGGACAAGTTTTTGATATGAAAACCATAACAAAAGCGGGTCACGATCAAGGCGCACTCGTAGGCTGGGATTTAGCTCATGCGGCAGGAAATATTGAATTGCAATTGCATAATTGGGAAGTTGATTTTGCAGCATGGTGTAGTTATAAATATATGAATTCCGGACCTGGTAATGCTTCTGGATATTTTGTGCATGAAAAGCATCATGCAAATAAAGAATTATCTCGTTTTGCTGGATGGTATGGGCATAATAAAGAACGTCGTTTTTTAATGGAACCATCTTTTGATCCGGTAGAAGGCGCAAATGGTTGGCAAATAAGTAACTTGCCTGTTTTGTCTTTGGCTCCTTATTTGGCTTCAGTAGAAATGTTTGATGAAGTTGGAATGGATAAACTCATTAAAAAAAGAAATTTAATTACATCATACCTTGAGTTTATTTTACATGAAATTGATAAAGAAGTGGAAAGTGCCGAATTCGAGGTGATTACTCCGGCTAATCAAGAGGAAAGAGGTTGTCAATTATCAGTTTATTTACATGGACAAGGAAGGGAATTATTTAATGCATTAATGAGTAATGGTGTTATCACGGATTGGAGAGAACCTAATGTTATTCGTTTGGCTCCTGTACCTTTCTATACTTCGTTTGAAGATATGTATGATTTTGGACAAATATTAAAAAAACTCATTAACAAATAA
- a CDS encoding agmatinase family protein yields MTKQQKIENFDPSQPGLADATVFGLPFTAEESEIIVVPVPWEVTVSYGAGASEGPDAILDASFQVDLLHQDFPELWKLGIYMDEAPEHWKKNSEKYKDLAQPIIEALENGEDVATFPVLQADLDKINKVCRDLHSEVKARIQHWQNKGKKVVLLGGDHSTPLGYYEALAAVHDNFGILHLDAHMDLRIAYEGFTYSHASIMYNTLQLPQVSKIVQVGIRDFCEQEVDVVKQSKGRVTVYTDSDLKKAQFEGATWKQQCEDIIAQLPQKVCISFDIDGMYPWYCPNTGTPVPGGFAFEQATYLFNLLADSGKEIIGFDLVEVAPGEEGDWDGNVGARMLFHMCGVLAKNNKMQVGNKIQF; encoded by the coding sequence ATGACTAAGCAACAAAAGATTGAAAATTTTGATCCTTCACAACCTGGATTGGCAGATGCGACTGTGTTTGGATTGCCTTTTACTGCAGAAGAAAGCGAAATTATTGTAGTACCTGTGCCTTGGGAAGTAACGGTAAGTTATGGAGCTGGCGCATCAGAAGGGCCAGATGCAATTTTAGATGCTTCATTTCAAGTAGATTTGTTACACCAAGATTTTCCCGAGTTATGGAAATTAGGTATCTATATGGATGAGGCGCCAGAGCATTGGAAAAAAAATTCTGAAAAATATAAAGATTTAGCACAGCCTATTATTGAAGCACTTGAAAATGGCGAGGATGTGGCTACTTTTCCTGTATTACAAGCTGATCTAGATAAGATAAATAAGGTGTGTAGAGACTTGCATTCTGAAGTAAAAGCAAGAATTCAGCATTGGCAAAATAAAGGGAAAAAAGTAGTGTTGTTGGGTGGTGATCACAGTACTCCATTAGGGTATTATGAAGCTTTAGCAGCAGTTCACGATAATTTCGGTATCTTACATTTAGACGCACATATGGATTTGCGTATTGCATATGAAGGGTTTACTTATTCTCATGCTTCTATCATGTATAATACTTTACAATTGCCACAGGTTTCAAAAATTGTTCAAGTTGGAATTAGAGATTTTTGCGAACAAGAAGTGGATGTTGTTAAACAATCAAAAGGAAGGGTTACAGTTTATACGGATTCTGATTTGAAAAAAGCTCAATTTGAAGGGGCAACGTGGAAACAACAGTGTGAAGACATCATTGCACAATTGCCTCAAAAAGTATGTATTTCTTTTGATATTGACGGAATGTATCCATGGTATTGTCCAAATACTGGTACGCCAGTTCCAGGAGGTTTTGCATTTGAACAAGCTACTTATTTGTTCAATTTATTAGCCGATTCTGGAAAAGAAATCATTGGTTTTGATCTTGTAGAAGTAGCTCCAGGGGAAGAGGGTGATTGGGATGGTAATGTAGGTGCCAGAATGTTGTTTCATATGTGTGGTGTTCTAGCCAAAAACAATAAAATGCAAGTGGGTAATAAAATCCAATTTTAA
- a CDS encoding glycine zipper family protein, with product MKKLMLITASALLVLSCKDFKMPKQEKTASREQQIIDSMKLAMEKQRVIDSMQQVKEEPSKEVVVVNNKETVTQTQATPQKKKMSGAVKGALIGAGVGAVTGAVVSEKKGQGALIGGVAGAAVGAGTGAVLDDRKKN from the coding sequence ATGAAAAAGTTAATGTTAATTACAGCAAGCGCATTGTTAGTTCTTTCATGTAAAGATTTTAAAATGCCAAAACAAGAAAAAACGGCTTCAAGAGAACAACAAATTATCGATTCTATGAAACTAGCCATGGAGAAGCAAAGAGTGATTGATTCCATGCAACAAGTAAAAGAAGAGCCTTCAAAAGAAGTTGTTGTAGTAAATAATAAAGAAACAGTAACACAAACTCAAGCTACTCCTCAAAAGAAAAAAATGAGTGGTGCAGTAAAAGGGGCATTAATTGGGGCTGGAGTAGGTGCCGTTACAGGTGCTGTAGTCAGTGAAAAAAAAGGGCAAGGAGCACTTATTGGTGGGGTCGCAGGTGCAGCAGTTGGTGCAGGTACTGGTGCTGTTTTAGATGATAGAAAAAAGAACTAA
- a CDS encoding FAD-dependent oxidoreductase has protein sequence MQTSKKIAIVGSGLVGTLLGIYLKRRGHTVHIFDRSPDIRKINFSGRSINLVLSQRGIKALQDVGLEDEILGIGIPVEKRAIHTGVDTVTNQFYGKDGEVIYSISRGLLNKKMVDLAEKAGVEFFFESKIWDVTLSDATLHMGEEERGEWTELKYDLVFGADGAFSRIRHRMQRQSMFNYSQEFLNIGYKELNIPANPDGSHKLDKGSLHIWPRGNYMLMALANLDGSFTCTLFMPHDGENSFESLQTKEQLVDFFAEHFPDTKEVIPNLVEDFFKNPTSYLVTMKCFPWTYSDKVALIGDACHAIVPFYGHGMNAGFEDITVLEQMMEKYGDDWANLLNDYENSRKPNADAIAELSYRNFMEMSAKTADKKFLLQKKIEKWFSEKHPDKWIPLYSRVTFSHQPYSEALAEGDKQNKIMEEILSMESIEEIWDTEVIEHRILDLLK, from the coding sequence ATGCAAACATCAAAAAAAATCGCAATAGTTGGTTCCGGATTAGTTGGAACGCTATTAGGGATTTATTTAAAAAGAAGAGGGCACACCGTTCATATATTTGATAGAAGTCCAGATATTAGAAAAATTAATTTTTCAGGTCGCTCTATTAATCTTGTATTGTCTCAAAGAGGAATCAAAGCTTTACAAGATGTTGGGTTAGAAGATGAAATTTTAGGTATCGGAATTCCAGTCGAAAAAAGAGCAATTCATACCGGGGTAGATACGGTTACAAATCAGTTTTATGGTAAAGATGGTGAAGTGATTTATTCTATTTCTCGTGGCTTACTAAACAAAAAAATGGTGGATTTAGCTGAAAAAGCGGGTGTCGAGTTTTTCTTTGAAAGTAAGATATGGGATGTAACTCTTTCGGATGCAACACTGCATATGGGAGAAGAAGAACGTGGAGAATGGACGGAACTTAAATACGATTTGGTTTTCGGAGCAGATGGTGCTTTTTCTCGAATAAGACATAGAATGCAACGTCAAAGTATGTTTAATTATTCACAAGAATTCTTAAATATAGGATATAAAGAGTTAAATATTCCCGCAAATCCTGATGGTTCTCATAAACTAGATAAGGGTTCTTTACATATTTGGCCAAGAGGTAATTACATGTTAATGGCGTTGGCAAATTTAGACGGTAGTTTTACTTGTACTTTGTTTATGCCACATGATGGTGAAAATTCATTTGAGTCTTTACAAACGAAAGAGCAATTGGTAGATTTCTTTGCAGAACATTTTCCAGATACAAAAGAAGTGATTCCAAATTTAGTCGAAGATTTCTTCAAAAATCCAACCAGTTATTTGGTTACCATGAAATGTTTTCCTTGGACGTATAGTGATAAGGTAGCTTTAATTGGTGATGCTTGTCATGCTATTGTGCCTTTTTATGGACATGGGATGAATGCTGGTTTTGAAGATATTACCGTATTAGAACAAATGATGGAAAAATACGGCGATGATTGGGCTAATTTATTGAATGATTATGAAAATTCAAGAAAACCAAATGCAGATGCCATCGCTGAATTGTCGTACCGTAATTTTATGGAGATGAGTGCAAAAACGGCGGACAAGAAATTTTTATTGCAAAAGAAAATTGAAAAATGGTTTTCAGAAAAACATCCCGATAAATGGATTCCTCTCTACTCTCGCGTAACGTTTAGTCATCAGCCTTATTCAGAAGCTTTAGCTGAAGGCGACAAACAGAACAAGATCATGGAAGAAATCCTGAGTATGGAATCTATCGAGGAAATTTGGGATACAGAAGTAATAGAACATAGAATCTTAGATTTGTTAAAATAA
- a CDS encoding cupin domain-containing protein, with protein MKKYFIQNNPFVVPTTDGKLIEEHHGLATTKNKELSIAHMIAPPGWSEPFQTPEFDEYTYIIKGKKQFIIENEKIILEAGQSIKIEKNTRVQYSNPFDEACEYIAICTPSFSMDLVHREEK; from the coding sequence ATGAAAAAATATTTTATTCAAAACAATCCTTTTGTAGTTCCAACTACAGATGGAAAATTAATTGAAGAGCATCATGGCTTAGCCACTACAAAAAATAAAGAACTATCAATTGCACATATGATAGCACCTCCAGGTTGGAGTGAGCCTTTTCAAACACCAGAATTTGATGAATATACTTATATTATAAAAGGCAAAAAACAATTTATCATTGAAAATGAAAAAATAATTCTTGAAGCAGGTCAATCGATAAAAATTGAAAAGAACACTCGAGTACAATATTCTAATCCTTTTGACGAAGCTTGTGAGTATATAGCAATTTGCACGCCTTCTTTTAGTATGGATTTAGTTCACAGAGAAGAAAAATAA
- a CDS encoding DMT family protein has product MKSLLTIGLLILSNVFMTLAWYGHLKFKELKWFENAGLITIILISWGLALFEYCFQVPANKIGFQGNGGPFSLMQLKVIQEVITLVVFVIFSLLFFKNESFKWNHAVGFCFLILAVYFIFKK; this is encoded by the coding sequence ATGAAAAGTCTACTAACCATTGGCCTATTGATTCTTTCAAATGTATTTATGACATTAGCTTGGTATGGGCATTTAAAATTTAAAGAGTTAAAATGGTTTGAAAATGCTGGATTAATTACTATAATTCTGATTAGTTGGGGTTTAGCACTTTTCGAATATTGTTTTCAAGTACCGGCAAACAAAATTGGATTTCAAGGGAATGGCGGTCCTTTTTCGTTAATGCAACTAAAAGTTATACAAGAAGTAATTACACTGGTCGTTTTTGTTATTTTTTCCCTTCTTTTTTTCAAAAATGAGAGTTTTAAATGGAACCATGCCGTTGGCTTTTGTTTTTTGATATTAGCTGTATATTTTATTTTTAAAAAATAA
- a CDS encoding helicase HerA-like domain-containing protein: MTTENFISTIKEGYTSKGDFITLGAGILNGETIAETQIAIPLKTLNRHGLIAGATGTGKTKTIQVLSEQLSKKGIPVLMMDIKGDFSGIAAMGEEKPFITERHQKINIPFKPQQFPVELYTISEQNGVRLRATVSEFGPVLFSRILDLNETQAGVVSIVFKYCKDNEIPLLDLKDFKKVLNFATEEGKEEFEAEYGRISTASTGSILRKVIELEEQGAHLFFGELSFDINDFLRIDENGQGFVNIIRLTDIQDKPKLFSTFMLCLLSEIYNKMPEKGDAEQPEFVLFIDEAHLIFNEASNTLLDQIETIVKLIRSKGIGIYFITQNPQDVPSGVLAQLGLKIQHALRAFTANDRKAIKMTAENYPDSEFYDADELLTQLGIGEAFVTALNEKGIPTPLVATMMRAPESRMDVLTPEEIEESISKSKLYKKYKDTIEKESAAEILAKRIEKIQEEQAEIEEQKAEEKEEKQSSTRQNPIIKFLTSAAFISGLFRVIMMLFKKKR; this comes from the coding sequence ATGACAACAGAAAATTTCATATCTACTATAAAAGAAGGTTACACTTCAAAAGGTGATTTTATTACACTTGGCGCCGGAATACTTAATGGAGAAACTATTGCAGAGACACAAATAGCTATTCCTTTAAAAACCTTAAACCGACACGGCTTAATTGCTGGTGCAACCGGAACAGGTAAAACCAAAACCATTCAAGTACTCTCTGAACAACTTTCAAAAAAAGGCATCCCTGTTTTAATGATGGATATTAAAGGTGATTTCAGTGGAATTGCGGCTATGGGAGAAGAAAAACCTTTTATTACGGAAAGACATCAAAAAATAAATATTCCTTTTAAACCACAACAATTCCCAGTTGAACTCTATACTATTTCCGAACAAAACGGGGTGCGTTTAAGAGCTACTGTTTCGGAATTTGGACCTGTTTTATTTTCTCGAATTTTAGATTTGAACGAAACACAGGCTGGAGTGGTATCTATTGTTTTTAAATATTGTAAAGACAATGAAATTCCTCTTTTAGACTTAAAAGATTTCAAAAAGGTTTTGAATTTTGCTACAGAAGAAGGTAAAGAAGAATTTGAAGCAGAATACGGAAGAATTTCTACTGCCTCAACAGGTTCAATTTTAAGAAAAGTTATTGAATTAGAAGAACAAGGCGCTCATTTATTTTTTGGTGAATTATCGTTCGATATTAATGACTTTCTTCGTATTGATGAAAACGGACAAGGATTTGTAAACATCATTCGTTTAACTGACATACAAGACAAACCAAAATTATTTTCCACTTTTATGTTGTGTCTTTTATCTGAGATTTACAACAAAATGCCTGAAAAAGGAGACGCTGAACAACCCGAATTTGTATTGTTTATTGATGAAGCGCATTTGATTTTTAACGAAGCAAGCAACACACTTTTAGACCAAATTGAAACTATTGTAAAATTAATCCGCTCAAAAGGAATTGGTATCTATTTCATAACACAAAATCCTCAAGATGTTCCTAGCGGAGTTTTAGCACAATTGGGTTTAAAAATTCAACATGCTTTAAGAGCTTTTACTGCAAATGATAGAAAAGCAATAAAAATGACTGCTGAAAATTATCCTGATTCTGAATTTTATGATGCTGACGAATTATTGACACAACTTGGTATTGGAGAAGCATTTGTTACAGCTTTAAACGAAAAAGGTATACCCACTCCTTTAGTAGCAACAATGATGCGCGCACCCGAAAGTCGAATGGATGTTTTAACACCAGAAGAAATAGAAGAATCAATATCAAAATCAAAACTTTATAAGAAATATAAAGACACCATTGAGAAGGAAAGTGCGGCTGAAATTTTAGCGAAAAGAATTGAAAAAATTCAAGAAGAACAAGCAGAAATTGAAGAACAAAAAGCCGAAGAAAAAGAAGAAAAACAAAGCAGTACAAGACAAAATCCAATCATCAAATTTTTAACAAGCGCTGCTTTTATTTCGGGCTTATTTAGGGTAATCATGATGTTATTTAAGAAAAAAAGATAA